A window of bacterium genomic DNA:
TTTCGCTTTTTCTCAGACTTTCTCTGTGTCCTCTGCCTGCCCTGAGCTTGTCGAAGGGTGACCTCCGTGGTGAAATCAGCCGCCTTTACAGGAACCGTTGCTTCACTGGATTCCGGACAATCCCGCAATTGGCGATGATTTTCGGAATGACGATAGGTGCAGCTTGATGTTCAGTTTTATTCCTTTTCGCTCAGTCGCTCAGTCTATATTTTCGCCTTTCCTCCGTGTCCCCGAGTCAGGCGGTTTTGCGTTAATTAAAGGCCTCAGCCAGCTCTTTTCGGTAATCTTCGAGTTTCGTACTCAGGGAATCATCACTCAGGGCCAGGATGGAGATGGCCAGGAGCGCTGCGTTCTGCGCTCCTCCGTTTCCCAGGGCCACGGTGGCAACCGGGATCCCCCCCGGCATCTGGACTGTGGAGAGCAGGGAGTCAAGGCCGTTGAGGGGCGAGGAGGGGATGGGCACCCCGATCACAGGTTTTACGGTGAGGGAAGCCACGACCCCGGCGAGATGGGCAGCCCAGCCAGCCCCGGCGATAAAGATACTGCACCCGTCTTTTTCCGCCTCCTCCACCAGTTTGCGCACCCTTTCGGGGGTCCGGTGAGCTGAAGCCACCGCCATTCGAAAGGGGACACCGAACTTCCGAAGGGTATTTGCGGCATCCACCATGGTGCTTTCATCAGAGGGACTGCCCATGAGAATAAGAACATCAACTTTTTCCATAAAGTCTCCCGTTCCAATTGGTTTTGATAATTAAGGCTATTATCGTTTTTAAGTAAACCGTTTAATTCTTAAATTCCAGCTTCTCTCAGTGTTCTCAATAAACCCAGTGGTAAAAAAGCCGTATTTCGTGATCCGTAAAACCTGGATACTTAGACACCTAAATACCTGGATACCGCTCTTACCCCAGACTGAGGTTTTACTCTGTGTAACCCTGTGGTGCAGCCTGGAATTGGCTGCGCTGTGAACCCTGCGGTAAGGCTTTTGTCGCTATAATAGCAACTGTTCTTTCCCCAGATTAAAGCCTTCCTCTGCGTCCGAAGCCTGTCACGCCAGTGGCGTGACGACCTCTGCGTTTAAAAACACTACTATTTCAGGAATTTTATTGCCTTGGCTCCGATGTCCGTCCTGTACTGTGCCCCGTCCCACTTGATAAGAGCGCAGGCTTCGTAGGCCCGTTCGATGGCCTGGGGGATGTCCTTGCCCCTGGCCGTCACGCCAAGCACCCTGCCGCCGGATGTGACGATCTTCCCGTCCTTTAGGGCTGTGCCTGCGTGGAACACCTTTACATCTGGAAGAGCGTCAGCCTCATCGATACCGGTAATTACTTTGCCCTTTTCGTAATCCCCGGGATAGCCGCCGGAAGCCATCACAACGCAAATGGTGGCGTCGTCCTGCCAGTCCAGGGTTATCTCATCGAGGCGTTCGTCTATCACCGCCTCCATTATTTCCACAAGGTCCCCGTCCAGCCTCATGAAGAGGGGCTGGGCTTCGGGGTCTCCGAAACGTGCGTTAAACTCCAGAACCCGGGCTTTTCCATCTTTAATCATCAGCCCTGCGTAGAGCACACCTTTGTAGGGCCGACCTTCTGCGGCCATGGCCTGTACCGTGGGGATCATGATCTCGTTCATGGCCTGGTCAAAAAGCTCTGGTGTCACCACGGGAGCGGGTGAGTAGGCTCCCATGCCGCCCGTGTTGGGTCCCTTGTCCCCGTCAAAAATAGGCTTGTGGTCCTGGGATGTAGCCATGGGCAGGACAGTCTTTCCATCCGAAAAGGCCAGGAATGAGGCTTCTTCGCCTACAAGAAACTCTTCGATGACGATCGTGTCTCCCGCGTCGCCGAAGGCTCGTTCATCCATGCAAAGCCTTACAGCTTCCTCGGCCTCCTCGATCGTCTGACAGACGATGGCCCCTTTGCCGGCCGCCAGGCCGTCAGCCTTGACTACGATGGGGGCACCGATCTTCTTCAGGTATGCCCTTGCTGCGTCCGCATCGTCAAAGACCTGGTAAGTTCCGGTGGGGATGTTGT
This region includes:
- the purE gene encoding 5-(carboxyamino)imidazole ribonucleotide mutase, whose amino-acid sequence is MEKVDVLILMGSPSDESTMVDAANTLRKFGVPFRMAVASAHRTPERVRKLVEEAEKDGCSIFIAGAGWAAHLAGVVASLTVKPVIGVPIPSSPLNGLDSLLSTVQMPGGIPVATVALGNGGAQNAALLAISILALSDDSLSTKLEDYRKELAEAFN
- the purD gene encoding phosphoribosylamine--glycine ligase, which gives rise to MKVLVVGGGGREHTLVWKLNQSPRVTKVYCAPGNAGIAREAEVVSIDVTDIKGLVDFAVSEGIGLTCAGPELPLTLGIVDAFEAAGLRIFGASKAAAEIEGSKVFTKNLLAKYNIPTGTYQVFDDADAARAYLKKIGAPIVVKADGLAAGKGAIVCQTIEEAEEAVRLCMDERAFGDAGDTIVIEEFLVGEEASFLAFSDGKTVLPMATSQDHKPIFDGDKGPNTGGMGAYSPAPVVTPELFDQAMNEIMIPTVQAMAAEGRPYKGVLYAGLMIKDGKARVLEFNARFGDPEAQPLFMRLDGDLVEIMEAVIDERLDEITLDWQDDATICVVMASGGYPGDYEKGKVITGIDEADALPDVKVFHAGTALKDGKIVTSGGRVLGVTARGKDIPQAIERAYEACALIKWDGAQYRTDIGAKAIKFLK